The DNA region CTTAGATCTTCAAACAAGCGTTTAAATTTTTCTTCGCCGTTTATTAGTATTTCTACGTTATTTTCAAAAGTAAGAACGGCTTTCTCGTTGTTTTTCAACAACTTATAAATCTTAAAGATATCTTCACCATACTTTTCTTCAAAATCCTCAGTTTCACTATGGTCTAATTTAAAATTAGAGCGCCATTCTTGTATGGTCTGATTGTCCAGAAAATATTTTTTTTCGAAAATTTTAGATTTTCGGTAATCCTGTCCAAATAAATAATATACCACCAAACCAAAAAATGGCAATATGGCAAGAGCAAAAAGAAAAGAAAGTGTCTTTACCGGATTCTTATTTTTTAAAAGAATAAAAAAGGAGAGTATAACAACCAGTATATAGTTAATGGATAAAAGAATTAACCATAGGTTGTCATTGAAAAAATGTACTGCTGTATCCATCTTTGTGGTTGTTGAGCAGACCTAAAGATAGTCTATCTCAAGTTGGTACCAAAAGATGAGAAATAAGGCGAAAAAAAATGACCTCAATACAGTTTTTACATAACTGCATTGAGGCCGAATCCTTTTACTCTATTGTTATTTTTTACTTGCCTATTCTGTAATATCCCTTATTAGGGATCTCTACTGTATATTTTTTACGAGAGCTGTTGTTTAAATGCGCTTCTCTAAGCCAAGGGTTGTGTCTCTTTAATATTTTGTAATTGATTTCATACTGTTGGGCAAAATCTGCAAAACTCAATACAGGTTCATCAATCTCAACTTTAAAAGTAGGGACAGCTTGGTACATATCTTTTTTATCGATATCAAAACCATATTTTTCCGGGTGACTTAAAATTTCTTTTATAGCCATGATACGGAAAACATATCTTCCGGTCTCCTGCCCTAGCAAAAGGTCATAATAATCACTTACCTGCTGAATGCCTAAATATTTATTGATAGCGCCTGCTCCTGCGTTATACGAAGCAGCGGTCAACGTCCAACTTCCATATCTTTTATAATTTCTATTTAAATACTCACAAGCAACTTCTGTGGCTTTTTCCAAGTTGTAACGTTCATCTACATTTCTGTTTACCTCTAAGCCATGCTCTTGCCCAGTAGCTTTCATTATCTGCCAAAACCCAGCGGCACCGGCATGGGAAACCACATTTTGAAGTCCGCTTTCAGCAACGGCCAAATATTTAAAATCATCCGGGATACCATTTTTTGCTAAAATTGGCTCTATAATAGGAAAATACATATTTGCTCTTTTAATTAACAATACAGCATTTGACTGCCAATAAGTGTTAACTAAAAACTCACGATCAATACGCTCCATAACCTCTGGATCATCTTGTGGCACAGCCTCTCCGGCAAAACTTAAATCCTCTGGTATCTCTATTGCAGAAATGCGATACCCTTCCGCAACGTTTTTATCTATTTCCCTCTTTTCGTTTTCGGTAACATCAGCATCGCCCTTAGCAGGTTCCACATTACTCTGTACGGCAAATATCAAAGTGCTCACAACAAAAAAGACGCCCAAAAGCATCAATACATTCTTTAAAATCTTCATTTTTTGGTATTGTACGGTTTATTCAAAGTTAGTAAACTCTTTCCTAATTTTTCTACACTAAATGCACTCAAATGTCGCTTTAACTTAAATAAGTAAAACTTAACAAAAAAATATCCGCATTAAAAATAGATACTGAACACACAATTCATGTAAAAGGAATAAACGAGCCCTTTACTACAACTCAATTATTGCAAAATAATTGTGGGCAAATGCTCGTTAAACCATCTAGCACGATGGATTATCATGGTATGTGTTCCGTTTTTAACAGTAATACAGTCCTTAATATTACCGATAGGAAAAACAACATCTTTCTCTCCATGTATATGAACCAATCCTGGGATTGTTTCAACTCGTTTCCAATTAACAATTTGGTTAATGGACCAATCTATATAGTATTTATCCCTTATGGACAAATATTCCTCATAAAGTGCAAGGCGTTTATTTACGGTCTCTCCAAAAGCATACTTTGCCAGAAGCTCTACATTATTAACAAGACCCGTAGGCAAAATTTTATGTATACGGGTATACTTAGCAAAGACCATACGCTTAGGCAGCTCAGAAGCATCTTTAACACTGGAGACTACTATAACTTTTCTAAAAGATTTAAACCTAGCCATTTCCTGAACTAGCATACCTCCAAAGGAAACCCCTACTAAAACCGCATTCTCATGATGAATATTTTCGTTCATCTTTTTGGCATATTCCTCTAGTGACATATTCTTCCGCGGCACGAACCACTCCAAAAGATGTTGTGCAAATTTTTCCTCAGGTAGAGCAATATGTCTAAAGATAGATGGGTTAGCTGCCATTCCCGGCATAAAATAGATATGAATTCTAGAATCACTCATAATTACTACACACAGGAATTGTTAGGAAATTAACATTATTTTCACTACTTTTGCTGTCGACTTTGGGGGAATTCCATTGTTTATACAAATCTGAGCAAAAGTATACAAAATTACGATTTGAGAACACCGTGATTTTCTTACCTCTTGCCGTCATCTAAAATCAAACTATATGAATGAAGTAGAAATTATTGACAACAGTTTCTTGCGTCAATTCGAAACAAAGGTTGAAGGTATTTTAGCCAAGATCGAGTATTCTTCGCAAGAACGCAAAGTATTTCTAACAAAATTAGTAGTGCCTGAAGAAATCACCAAAGAAGGTTTCAAAGAAGATTTTATCAAGTCCGTTCTTAACCACATTCAGGAGCAGAATCTTAGAGTAGTCCCTACGAGTCCACAAATTGCCGGTTTTTTACGCAAAAACAGACAGTACAAAGAGATGTTGCCCGTAGGCATTAGAATCTAACGAAATTTCAGAGTTTTTTTGAAGATGAATCCCGCAACTAGCGGGATTTTTTTTGTCCTATGCTTTTACGACCTCTTTCTGGAAATTAAAACGAACTAACCCATCTTCATCTATTTCCTTTAATTCTACATGATGCAGCGTATTTACCAACTCCGGGTTCCAAGGTGCTTTTACCTTCACATAATTGCTCGTAAACCCATGAATATAGCCTTCTTTGTTTTCCCCCTCAAAAAGCACCTGATACGTTTTACCTAATTGACTTTCATAGAAAGCCCTTCTTTTTTTAACGGAAAGTCCACGTAACATCTTGCTGCGTTTATTTCTAACCTGTTTTGGCACTACACCTTCCATTTCTGCCGCGGCGGTATTATCGCGCTCCGAATACGTAAAAACATGCAGATATGATATATCCAATTCATTTAAAAAATGATACGTCTCTAAAAAGTGTTCATCGGTCTCTCCCGGAAACCCAACTATGACATCTACACCAATACAGGCATGAGGCATGGTTTCCCTAATTCTTTTTACCCTATCTACATACAAATTGCTCATGTACCGGCGGCGCATCAACTTTAAAATAGCATCGCTACCACTTTGCAAAGGAATATGAAAATGTGGCACGAACGAGTTGCTTTGAGAAACAAAATCTATCGTTTCGTTCTTTAACAGATTAGGTTCTATGGAAGAAATACGAAGACGATGAATGCCCTCTACCTTATCCAGAGCTTTCACCAAATCTAAAAATGTGTGTTCATGCTTCTTATTACCAAACTCACCTTTTCCGTAATCACCTATATTAACTCCGGTTAGAACAATTTCCTTAATACCCTTTTCAGAAATTTCGGCTGCGTTCTTTAGCATATTCTGCAACGTATCACTTCGTGAAATGCCCCTAGCCAACGGAATGGTACAATACGTACATTTATAATCGCATCCATCCTGCACCTTTAAAAAAGCCCGTGTACGATCGCCAATTGCATAACTGCCTACATAAAAATCCGCATCCTCTATTTCACATGAATGGACTTCACCAAAATCATTTTTAGTCAGGTCATTTATATAATCCGTTATCTTGAATTTCTCCGTAGCACCCAAAACCAAATCGACACCATCCACAGCTGCCAGTTCCTCAGGCTTCAACTGTGCGTAACAACCAATGGCAGCCACAAAAGCCTCTGGATTAACTTTCTGTGCTTGCTTCACAATGGTCTTAAACCTTTTATCGGCATTCTCGGTTACAGAACACGTATTAATTACATACATATCTGCATGTTCAGAGAAATCTACGCGGTCAAAACCATCCTCCTGAAAACCTCTGGCAATGGTGGATGTTTCGGAAAAATTGAGTTTACAACCCAATGTATAGAAGGCAACTTTCTTTTTCATATTCTTACGCTTTGCTTTCGTATTCAATTGATGCTATAATTTTTAGAGGATGCAAATATACGAACTTGTTACCAGCCCATTACAAACAAGAAGTGTTTGAATTTATGAATGTTACAGGTTCTAACAACCAAACCAACTCACAAAGGCCGCCTATCTACTTAAAAAAGTTTTATTTTTTCAGAATTACATGCAAAAAGTTAGGTACCTATAACCTCCTAATACATGTTTAGTAATTCCTCCACTTTTTAGTTAGCTCAAAAACATGTTCCAAAATCCGAGCTTCTTGATCATCAAACTCCACATTTCTCCTAGCCATCATTACCTTGGCTGCATCAAAAGCCTTTGATGTACTGTACGTAGAAAAACCCGAAGCACCGCCCCAACTAAAACTTGGCACAAAATTACGTGGAAAACCAGGAACATAAATATTACAGTTCACACCAATTACGGTACCTGTATTGAACATGGTATTAATTGCCGTCTTACTATGGTCTCCCATCATGAGTCCACAAAACTGTAAACCCGTTTGCTCAAATTTTTCCGTAGCGTAATTCCATAAACGTACTTTTGCGTAATTGTTCTTAAGGTTGGAGTTATTAGAATCCGCACCAATGTTACACCACTCCCCTAAAACAGCATTACCCAAATACCCTTCATGACCTTTACTTGAATAACCGAAAATTACTGAATTACTGATTTCACCGCACACCTTTCCGTAAGGTCCTATAGTTGTGGCTCCGTATATCTTGGCTCCCATTTTCACTACGGCGTTATTACACAAAGCAAAAGCCCCACGTATAAGGTTTCCTTCCCAAACCTGAGAATCCTTACCTAGATAAATAGGACCATCCGTAGCATTCAAAATACTATGTTCCACTTGCGCGCCTTCTTCCATGAAAATTCGCTCAGGGTGAATTAATGTATTGGTTTTAGGTATGGGCGCACTTTTTCTACCTTCCGTAATGAAATCAAAATCTGCCTGAATAGCTTCTCCATTTTTGGAAAAAATATCCCATGTATGCTCAATTCTAATTATATCCTCATCAAATTCAATGTGATCGTACGTTGAAAAATCAACCTCTTCTTGACTCTCATGAGTAAAAAAAGCAATGACTTCATCACCTTGAAAAATAGCCTCGTTTTCTTTTAAGTCCTGAACAAGGTCAACTAATGTTTGATTTGGCAAAAAAGACGCATTGATCAATACATTTTCTTCCATTTCAACCATAGGAAATTTTTCGGACAGATACTCCTCCGTTATCGTCGTAGTAGTGTTTCCGAGATACTTTTCCCACTTTTCACGTATCGTTAATATACCCACACGGATATCCGCAACAGGCCGTGTAAAAGTGAAAGGCAGCAGGTTATCCCGTACCGTACCGTCAAAAAGAATATAGTTCATGGTTGGCAATTTTATGCTAAAGTAGGTATTCTCTTTTTTTAATCCATTCGTTCACCCATAGAAATATAGGTAAGATTATAAACTAAAAAAGCCTCCGACAATTGTGGAGGCTTTCTAAATATCTTAAACAAGAATTTATTTTTCTTCTTTATCAGCTTTAGCTGCTGCAGGTTTCTTCTTGAACTTGTCGTATTTGCTTTTGAACTTATCAATACGTCCGGCAGTATCCAGAAGTTTAGCCTTACCAGTATAGAACGGGTGAGATGTTCTTGAAATTTCTAATTTTACCACTGGGTATTCAACACCATCAACTTCAATAGTTTCTTTGGTAACTGCTGTAGATTTAGTTAAAAAAACCTCGTCATTAGACATGTCTTTAAAAGCAACTAATCTATAATTCTCTGGATGTATATCTTTCTTCATTATAAATAAAATTTAACGCACCCATTCCGACAGGCACTCATTTTAAGGCTGCAAATTTAGTTAATTTTCCTGAATTCACAATCTAAATACAAAAAAAGAAAGAAAAAAGATATTTTTACTTGTAACAAAGTAACAAAAACAAGCACTAACTTTGAAAACAACCAAAAACATTATAGAAAGATGGAAGATACTCAAGCTCAAACGGGAAAATTTTCGCTTAATTACGGCCTAATAGTTGGTGCTGTTGGCATAGCCTTTGGTATTATGTTATACGTAATGGATATGCAATATGAACGGGGTTTTGCCGTACAAGCAACTCAAACCTTAATTTTGGTTGCCGGTATTGTATTGGGTATTTATCAATTTAAAAAAGCCAATTCAAACTTTTTAACAATTTCGGAAGCTTTAAAAGTTGGCGCAGGAGTTGCTCTTATTGCAGGCCTTTTAGGTATACTCTATTTTTATATTTTCTCTAACTTTATAGAACCGGATTTCATGGATAATATGTATGAAATAGGAAAACAACAGGCTTTAATAGATAACCCTAAACTTACGGAAGAACAAATTGATCAAGGTATTGAAATGCAAAAGTCGTTCTCTTGGATGACTTACCCCATAATTTTAGTCATGAACATCCTTATTGGTCTTGTTGTAGGTGTCATTACAGGTCTAATTCTTAAAAAAGATAAACCTGCATATTAGATTTACCTATCTATATTCACTTGACTTTTTTAGCTTAGGATTTTGTATTTTTTTAACTATCAATACTTTATGACCGACGAACATTGCATTTTCTAAAAATCAAACTAAAAGAAAGAAGTGTTATAGGATAAAAGTTTAAATAACTTCAATATCAAAATTGTATTTTTGGTCAGATATATAGAAACTTTGCATGGATCTGTCCATAATTATACCCTTACTTAACGAAGAAGAATCTTTAAAAGAACTTCATGATTGGATTTTAAAGGTCATGCGTGCCAATAATTTCCAGTATGAAATTATTTTTATAGATGATGGCAGTACTGATGATTCTTGGAAAACAATCACGGAACTTGCGCAATCCAACCCGAATGTAGAAGGGCTACGGTTCAAAAAGAATTTTGGTAAATCCCAAGCGCTACATGCCGGCTTTAAAGCTGCAAAAGGCAATGTAGTTATTACTATGGATGCGGACCTACAAGATGACCCGGAAGAAATACCAGAACTGTACCGATTGATAAAAGAGGACAAATACGATTTGGTTTCAGGTTGGAAGAAAAAAAGATTCGATTCCGTACTTTCAAAAAACATGCCTTCAAAATTGTTCAATTGGGCGGCACGTAAAACCTCGGGGGTAAAACTGCATGATTTTAATTGTGGCCTCAAAGCTTTCGATAAAAAAGTAATCAAAACTATTGAGGTTTCGGGCGAAATGCATAGATATATTCCCGTTTTGGCCAAAAATGCCGGTTATGGCAATATTGGAGAAAAGGTTGTAAAGCACCAAGCACGAAAATACGGACACACCAAATTTGGCATGGAACGTTTTATAAACGGTTTTCTAGATTTATTGACCATTTGGTTTGTATCTAAATTTGGTCGCCAGCCCATGCATTTATTTGGGGCTTTGGGCGTTCTCATGTTCATTATAGGCTTTGGTTTTGCCATCTATTTGGGTGTGGACAAGCTTTTTATAAACCCTTACGGAAGATTAATAACCGATCGCCCGCAATTTTTCATTGCACTTACAGCAATGATTATTGGTACTCAGTTATTTTTAGCAGGGTTTTTAGGTGAAATTTTGATAAGATCACGAAAAAATGAAACACGTTATACCATTTCCGAAGAAATAGGTCCAGAGTCAAAAGCAAAGGAATATTCTTCGTAAGTTTAAGCGCTAAATAATACACATAATACAGACACTACTATGGATGCCATTCTAAATACCGCCAAATCTTGGTTGACCGATTTTTTTGACCCAGAAGTAAAAAAAGAAGTTCAACATCTAATTGATAACGACACTGAAGAGTTAAAGGACAGATTCTACAAGAATATGGAATTTGGAACCGGTGGCATGCGAGGTGTAATGGGTGTTGGCACCAATAGAATAAATAAATATACTTTAGGTAAAAGTACGCAAGGCCTAAGCAATTATCTTATAAAAACATACGGATCAAAGGATGTAAAAGTAGTTATCGCTTTTGATTGTCGTCACAATAGCGACACCTTGGCAAGAACCGTAGCTGAAGTACTTTCTGCAAACGGAATCAAAGTTTTTCTTTTTTCTGAATTACGCACCACTCCAGAATTATCTTTTGCCGTTAGACATTTAGGTTGCCACGCTGGTATAGTCCTTACAGCCTCTCACAACCCGCCAGAGTATAATGGCTATAAAGTATATTGGACCGACGGCGGACAAATTGTTCCTCCACAGGATGGCGAGATTATATCAGAAATCAATTCGCTTTCTTTTGAGGACATTAAGTTCGAGGCCAATGATAGTCTAATTGAAACTATTGACAAAGAAGTTGATGAAGCTTTCATAACTGAATCGGTAGCTAATGGAAACTTTAACGCTGCAGGTAAAGATGATTTTCAAATAGTTTTTACATCGCTTCACGGTACATCCATAACTGCTATTCCAGAAGTATTAAAAAGAGCCGATTACAGAAATGTAACCATTATTGAAGAGCAGGCCAAACCTGATGGTGACTTCCCTACGGTGAAATCTCCAAACCCTGAAGAGCCTGAAGCTCTTTCAATGGCAGTTGCAAAAGCCGAGGAAATAGGAGCTGATATGGTCGTAGGA from Zobellia alginiliquefaciens includes:
- a CDS encoding DUF4199 domain-containing protein, with translation MEDTQAQTGKFSLNYGLIVGAVGIAFGIMLYVMDMQYERGFAVQATQTLILVAGIVLGIYQFKKANSNFLTISEALKVGAGVALIAGLLGILYFYIFSNFIEPDFMDNMYEIGKQQALIDNPKLTEEQIDQGIEMQKSFSWMTYPIILVMNILIGLVVGVITGLILKKDKPAY
- a CDS encoding lytic transglycosylase domain-containing protein — encoded protein: MKILKNVLMLLGVFFVVSTLIFAVQSNVEPAKGDADVTENEKREIDKNVAEGYRISAIEIPEDLSFAGEAVPQDDPEVMERIDREFLVNTYWQSNAVLLIKRANMYFPIIEPILAKNGIPDDFKYLAVAESGLQNVVSHAGAAGFWQIMKATGQEHGLEVNRNVDERYNLEKATEVACEYLNRNYKRYGSWTLTAASYNAGAGAINKYLGIQQVSDYYDLLLGQETGRYVFRIMAIKEILSHPEKYGFDIDKKDMYQAVPTFKVEIDEPVLSFADFAQQYEINYKILKRHNPWLREAHLNNSSRKKYTVEIPNKGYYRIGK
- a CDS encoding alpha/beta fold hydrolase, which produces MSDSRIHIYFMPGMAANPSIFRHIALPEEKFAQHLLEWFVPRKNMSLEEYAKKMNENIHHENAVLVGVSFGGMLVQEMARFKSFRKVIVVSSVKDASELPKRMVFAKYTRIHKILPTGLVNNVELLAKYAFGETVNKRLALYEEYLSIRDKYYIDWSINQIVNWKRVETIPGLVHIHGEKDVVFPIGNIKDCITVKNGTHTMIIHRARWFNEHLPTIILQ
- a CDS encoding phospho-sugar mutase; its protein translation is MDAILNTAKSWLTDFFDPEVKKEVQHLIDNDTEELKDRFYKNMEFGTGGMRGVMGVGTNRINKYTLGKSTQGLSNYLIKTYGSKDVKVVIAFDCRHNSDTLARTVAEVLSANGIKVFLFSELRTTPELSFAVRHLGCHAGIVLTASHNPPEYNGYKVYWTDGGQIVPPQDGEIISEINSLSFEDIKFEANDSLIETIDKEVDEAFITESVANGNFNAAGKDDFQIVFTSLHGTSITAIPEVLKRADYRNVTIIEEQAKPDGDFPTVKSPNPEEPEALSMAVAKAEEIGADMVVGTDPDSDRLGIAVRNLDGEMEIVNGNQAMVLMTKFLLDKQKAKGFKGNEFIATTIVSTPMMEAMAKSYGVEFKTALTGFKWIGKMIKDFPESNFIGGGEESFGYMVGDFVRDKDAVTSTLLACEIAAQAKADGSSFYKKLIDCYVDYGFYKEKLISITKKGMSGAEEIKQMLKDFKENPVSSVAGSKVKWIEDYNTSIAKNVLTGEEKAIDIPKSNVLIYETEDGTRIAARPSGTEPKVKFYISTNTKLDKAEDFKKVSKELDDKIQDILTELNLG
- the mtaB gene encoding tRNA (N(6)-L-threonylcarbamoyladenosine(37)-C(2))-methylthiotransferase MtaB; amino-acid sequence: MKKKVAFYTLGCKLNFSETSTIARGFQEDGFDRVDFSEHADMYVINTCSVTENADKRFKTIVKQAQKVNPEAFVAAIGCYAQLKPEELAAVDGVDLVLGATEKFKITDYINDLTKNDFGEVHSCEIEDADFYVGSYAIGDRTRAFLKVQDGCDYKCTYCTIPLARGISRSDTLQNMLKNAAEISEKGIKEIVLTGVNIGDYGKGEFGNKKHEHTFLDLVKALDKVEGIHRLRISSIEPNLLKNETIDFVSQSNSFVPHFHIPLQSGSDAILKLMRRRYMSNLYVDRVKRIRETMPHACIGVDVIVGFPGETDEHFLETYHFLNELDISYLHVFTYSERDNTAAAEMEGVVPKQVRNKRSKMLRGLSVKKRRAFYESQLGKTYQVLFEGENKEGYIHGFTSNYVKVKAPWNPELVNTLHHVELKEIDEDGLVRFNFQKEVVKA
- a CDS encoding glycosyltransferase family 2 protein, with translation MDLSIIIPLLNEEESLKELHDWILKVMRANNFQYEIIFIDDGSTDDSWKTITELAQSNPNVEGLRFKKNFGKSQALHAGFKAAKGNVVITMDADLQDDPEEIPELYRLIKEDKYDLVSGWKKKRFDSVLSKNMPSKLFNWAARKTSGVKLHDFNCGLKAFDKKVIKTIEVSGEMHRYIPVLAKNAGYGNIGEKVVKHQARKYGHTKFGMERFINGFLDLLTIWFVSKFGRQPMHLFGALGVLMFIIGFGFAIYLGVDKLFINPYGRLITDRPQFFIALTAMIIGTQLFLAGFLGEILIRSRKNETRYTISEEIGPESKAKEYSS
- a CDS encoding type B 50S ribosomal protein L31, with product MKKDIHPENYRLVAFKDMSNDEVFLTKSTAVTKETIEVDGVEYPVVKLEISRTSHPFYTGKAKLLDTAGRIDKFKSKYDKFKKKPAAAKADKEEK
- a CDS encoding GNAT family N-acetyltransferase; translated protein: MNEVEIIDNSFLRQFETKVEGILAKIEYSSQERKVFLTKLVVPEEITKEGFKEDFIKSVLNHIQEQNLRVVPTSPQIAGFLRKNRQYKEMLPVGIRI
- a CDS encoding GlmU family protein; this translates as MNYILFDGTVRDNLLPFTFTRPVADIRVGILTIREKWEKYLGNTTTTITEEYLSEKFPMVEMEENVLINASFLPNQTLVDLVQDLKENEAIFQGDEVIAFFTHESQEEVDFSTYDHIEFDEDIIRIEHTWDIFSKNGEAIQADFDFITEGRKSAPIPKTNTLIHPERIFMEEGAQVEHSILNATDGPIYLGKDSQVWEGNLIRGAFALCNNAVVKMGAKIYGATTIGPYGKVCGEISNSVIFGYSSKGHEGYLGNAVLGEWCNIGADSNNSNLKNNYAKVRLWNYATEKFEQTGLQFCGLMMGDHSKTAINTMFNTGTVIGVNCNIYVPGFPRNFVPSFSWGGASGFSTYSTSKAFDAAKVMMARRNVEFDDQEARILEHVFELTKKWRNY